The Cydia pomonella isolate Wapato2018A chromosome 11, ilCydPomo1, whole genome shotgun sequence DNA window ccaaatttcagctaaTTTGCTAAAGCGATTTAAAGGTTGTAGAGGTGTGTCTATCTGTCTTTCTGTTAAAACATACAGATAGACACACTTTCGCAttagaaatattaatatacatttataaaGTTAATAATATGATTGCCGTCAATACAAACACAGgaaaaaggaaagaaaaacGACAAAATAATATCATGCATATTTATACAACTATAAGaatagttttatatatatatatatatatatatatatattacacgGCATCTTCAATTGTATAAagagtaatttaatttagttacatACAACCATAGTTCATGAAATTATGGATCTTGAAACTATCACcaattttagtatgttgttatgCATGGTACTGTACTGGGAGACTGGGGCACTAAAGCTGCCGGGAATCAGTGGCGCTTGCCCGGGTCTCCCCCGTCATGACGTCATCAAGATGGTTCCCTTTTAATTGCGAAATGTACACGTATGGAatgatttcatatttaaattattttataatgtcaGTTTCCGGATATGACAAGGCTTCATTTCTCATACTATTTTTTAGATGGTTTAGGCATAGTGCGTACAATTTCGCGTACCTTCAATTTTGCTGCTCCACCTTGGTAAATGAACACTTTACCCTTAGGGAAGAATCGGCTCGAGAAAGTCACCTCGCCTTCTCCGCAGAACAGCTCAATAGAGCTCGCGTCCACAAAGATTCTCCATTTCAGCTGCCCTGAAGGTCTCCAATCCGTGCGACGAATACCGTCGTTGCCTCCGCGGTCCAGCGTCACCTTGCCGTTCGCTGCATCGTAAGATATCGTCACTTGGACATTGTCCGATACAATGTACAGTTTAAAGTCCTTACAACCGTTGGCAAGAACATTAATTTCTCCGGCTTTGTAACGTAGAGTATAATATCCGTTTATTGCCCAAACTTGTTTTCCCTTGATGCGAGACATTTCTGTTACGGGTATCTGCACAAGCTTGCCGTTCAATATTTTGAGTTCTCTGGGTATGGTCATAATACCAGTAAAACCATCGCTGGCTTCAGGGTAGTTCTGGTACCACATATCAAACCAAGCTATGACTATACGGCGTCCATGCTTATCTAAAGTGGTCTGAGTGGCATACAAGTCATGTCCGTGGTCGAGCTCCACAAACTCCGACGTCGGAGTAAACGTATAAGTTGAATAGTCAAAGTCACCAATTATGTAACCCGTTTGGTATAAGTTATGGTATTTGTCCCCCGAAGCTTCTATACCTTGAGGCGAAAATAGAAGTACGTATTTACCGTCAACTTTAAAGAAGTCAGGGCATTCGTACATATACCCCAACGTGCCGTTCGACTGCGCGAGAACAGAAATGTAGTTCCATGAAACCTTGTCGTTTGAAGAGTAAAGAAGGGCCCTGCCATAGGTCTCATTCAGAGAGCTGCCCAATACCATGTAATATGTACCTTCGTGTTCCCAGACTTTAGGGTCTCGTATATTTGGCGTTGTTAAAGAACCATTGATGATGGggttgtttttatatttagtaaAGGTGACGCCATCCGTACTCGTGGCTAGGTTTTGACGATTTATGTGATCGGGTGTCTCTCCAGGGTAGTTTACATTTCCAGTGTAGTACAAGTACATGGTGTTATTTTCGATGAGAGCGCTTCCAGAGAAGACGCCGGTTGCGTCGTACCACTGATCAGGGAACATGGCGATCGGTTCGTGTGTCCAATGGAAGTAGTCCTTGCTAGTCGCGTGCCCCCAGTGTGCGATGCCGGTGTCGTTGCTGGAGAACGGATTGTACTGATAGAACAGATGGATCTCGTCGTTGAAGACACAGAATCCGTTGGGATCGTTCATCCAGCCATACGGCGGGGCAAAGTGATAGCGGGGATAGTAACGATCTCGCACTTTCCCATTAGTAATAGCCACGAATAGTAGTAGAGTTACCTTCAGTAAGTTTCCCACCATCTTGGCTTCCGCGTGGAACTTCAGTGCTGCCGAATTAGATCTCGAAGCAACTTTTATACTCAATTGATCGCGACTTGCGTCACTGCGAATTTGCACAGTCTTTCTACTAATTATCTACACGTGTACCTGCGCATAACTACGATGTTTGCCATTCTAATTTCATgctatattttatattagtcatcaattcaaaaaatatttgtaatgtatGCTGACGACGGTTGTGCTATTGTTGCCGGGGAGATAGTCTATTCGACAATCTGAAAACGGTGCTGACTCTACAGCAACCGATATTAAGGATCATATCAggagaagaaagaaagaagagcTACATTGTGATAAACGAAATACATTTTGTTCAAGAAAGTGATTTTTGGCTGattaattaatagtacattatgatacaagtgtgctaagttggtcattacacacgaggcgatattgtgcgcgcgagctgcaagcgagcgccTAATAAGAAAGCctatgtgtgtaatgaccatagcacacgcgtttcatacgaagtttttcaacacacttgcgaggaaataagaaactttcatattaatcaaattttaattgttaaatcggttaGCATGCAGTgttgcatctgtcatactgcctgccgCCCCTCGCCCAGCCGAGGCGGCCGGCCGGTTCCCCCGCCCGCCGCCGGGCCCGGCCGGCTCTCCGCCCCGCCGTCGCCAcccggcgggcggcgcgccggctcccgccagtccacgttgtaaaatctactcgaccgatttaagaaggctccgtttctatacatattattagcaatcagttaccttcttaactcactcggataatataatgaaaaagcacgagtggtATAATATGCTGAAAAAAGCAGGCGTGTTTATTATCTAGGATTAtaagccaaaaatcggtggaataaaaacgccgttttgagcaagtatGTTGAAAACTAAGTTATTTCACAGTACCATaccatatggtactactttctctcactagtgcgggaatgagcactttccgtgcctatgtcgaaagtttaaagagccatatg harbors:
- the LOC133522563 gene encoding sucrose-6-phosphate hydrolase-like — translated: MVGNLLKVTLLLFVAITNGKVRDRYYPRYHFAPPYGWMNDPNGFCVFNDEIHLFYQYNPFSSNDTGIAHWGHATSKDYFHWTHEPIAMFPDQWYDATGVFSGSALIENNTMYLYYTGNVNYPGETPDHINRQNLATSTDGVTFTKYKNNPIINGSLTTPNIRDPKVWEHEGTYYMVLGSSLNETYGRALLYSSNDKVSWNYISVLAQSNGTLGYMYECPDFFKVDGKYVLLFSPQGIEASGDKYHNLYQTGYIIGDFDYSTYTFTPTSEFVELDHGHDLYATQTTLDKHGRRIVIAWFDMWYQNYPEASDGFTGIMTIPRELKILNGKLVQIPVTEMSRIKGKQVWAINGYYTLRYKAGEINVLANGCKDFKLYIVSDNVQVTISYDAANGKVTLDRGGNDGIRRTDWRPSGQLKWRIFVDASSIELFCGEGEVTFSSRFFPKGKVFIYQGGAAKLKVREIVRTMPKPSKK